One window of the Chitinophagales bacterium genome contains the following:
- a CDS encoding type III-A CRISPR-associated RAMP protein Csm3 has product MANRLIEKIEISGSIILKTGLHIGGTNSSMSIGGIDKSVIRNPINNQPYIPGSSLKGKMRSLFEIAIGEIKYDQNAKIVKNAPADSGPSADLFGNPSGDNQKPSRLIVRDGYLINHEEILQKTDMPYTEGKTEVVIDRITSAANPRQMERVPAGAKFSLNLILNIWENDGNREELIKNLFESLMLLKDDYLGGNGSRGYGQIGFMIKKMVSRKTEGYYNVPDGKEEDILSQYQDYIKRINEPEAASV; this is encoded by the coding sequence ATGGCAAACAGGCTTATTGAAAAAATTGAAATATCCGGCAGTATTATCCTGAAAACCGGATTGCACATTGGCGGCACCAACAGCAGCATGAGCATTGGCGGCATTGACAAGTCGGTGATTCGCAACCCCATCAACAACCAGCCCTACATTCCAGGAAGCTCGCTAAAGGGTAAAATGCGCTCGCTTTTTGAAATCGCTATCGGGGAAATTAAATATGACCAGAATGCAAAAATAGTAAAAAATGCCCCTGCCGACAGTGGCCCCTCGGCAGATTTATTTGGCAACCCTTCAGGCGACAATCAGAAACCCTCCCGCCTTATTGTGCGCGATGGCTATCTGATTAACCATGAGGAAATATTGCAGAAAACGGATATGCCCTACACCGAAGGGAAAACCGAAGTGGTTATTGATCGTATCACCTCAGCCGCAAATCCCCGTCAAATGGAACGGGTGCCTGCCGGAGCAAAGTTTTCGCTTAACCTCATTCTGAATATATGGGAAAATGACGGCAACCGCGAGGAGCTTATTAAAAATCTGTTTGAGTCCTTGATGCTCTTGAAAGACGATTACCTGGGGGGTAACGGTTCGCGTGGTTATGGACAGATAGGTTTTATGATTAAAAAAATGGTGTCGCGAAAAACAGAAGGCTACTACAATGTGCCCGATGGTAAAGAGGAAGACATCCTCAGCCAATATCAGGATTACATTAAACGTATTAATGAACCGGAAGCTGCATCGGTATGA
- the csm4 gene encoding type III-A CRISPR-associated RAMP protein Csm4, with protein MTLTAIKLRFTAPLHIGGGIDLDKTEIIYRSDALKAALYAVGLPWFDAWKDASYFFSSFCISSCFPYAGNEYFFPRPYLNTRLKFNQTPEQEAGKKAKKITFLSQRVFEQFVAGNDQIIADEQCITPDGHFLCAAPNTAAGNFFLTAVQQRVTVPREGENEETRPFYADRLYFHNNCGLYFLAQFNDQQIQQQVYQALSLLGQLGIGSDRTVGNGFFSFDPQLDEAPFTFSITPTGQNKVINLGLYLPTYEELQHIDLNQSYWQLIKRGGYIAASAESRFSHLRKKSIYFFAEGSVLHASQQLKGKLENLRPDWNDSALHPVWRDGQCLFISL; from the coding sequence ATGACCCTAACCGCCATTAAGCTACGCTTTACTGCCCCCTTGCACATTGGTGGAGGAATTGACCTGGATAAAACCGAAATCATTTACCGTTCCGATGCCCTTAAAGCAGCCCTCTATGCCGTTGGGCTGCCCTGGTTTGATGCCTGGAAAGATGCAAGCTACTTTTTCAGCAGCTTTTGCATTTCCTCTTGTTTCCCCTATGCCGGTAATGAATATTTTTTTCCGCGTCCTTACCTGAATACCCGCCTGAAGTTTAACCAAACTCCTGAACAGGAAGCCGGCAAAAAGGCCAAAAAAATAACTTTTCTGTCCCAACGGGTATTTGAGCAGTTTGTGGCGGGCAATGATCAGATTATCGCTGACGAACAATGCATTACTCCTGATGGCCATTTCCTGTGCGCAGCACCCAATACCGCGGCAGGCAATTTTTTCCTTACAGCCGTGCAGCAACGCGTTACGGTACCTCGCGAAGGAGAAAATGAAGAAACACGTCCCTTTTATGCTGACCGTCTTTACTTTCATAACAACTGTGGCCTGTATTTTCTGGCGCAATTCAACGATCAACAAATACAACAGCAGGTTTACCAAGCTCTTAGTTTACTCGGGCAGCTGGGTATTGGCAGCGACCGTACCGTGGGCAATGGCTTTTTCTCGTTCGATCCGCAACTCGATGAAGCCCCCTTCACTTTCAGCATAACCCCTACAGGGCAAAATAAAGTCATTAACCTGGGCCTTTACCTGCCCACCTATGAAGAGTTGCAGCATATTGACCTAAATCAGTCATACTGGCAGCTAATAAAGCGGGGCGGTTATATCGCTGCTTCGGCCGAAAGCCGCTTTTCGCATTTACGCAAAAAAAGTATCTATTTCTTTGCTGAGGGCAGCGTGTTGCACGCTTCGCAACAACTTAAAGGTAAACTGGAAAACCTGCGCCCTGACTGGAACGACAGCGCCCTCCATCCGGTTTGGCGCGATGGGCAATGCTTGTTTATTAGCCTGTAA
- a CDS encoding type III-A CRISPR-associated protein Csm2, which yields MANGHQPRKPHQRYERNDSQHAQVKEIIDLNKDNIKKWTQNGINDEAIKFADQFGDSLKKGGLTTSQIRNFFGELRRIQMNGYITPDGRSEKTAFLMVKPKLAYAVKRHDNKGLKDFYDFFSIAYDAVNKNDDKEGAKHFEHLMTLMEAILAYHKYHGGKD from the coding sequence ATGGCAAACGGACATCAACCACGCAAACCTCATCAAAGGTACGAAAGGAATGATTCCCAACATGCTCAGGTAAAAGAAATAATCGATTTAAATAAAGATAATATCAAAAAATGGACTCAAAACGGCATCAATGATGAAGCTATTAAGTTTGCAGACCAGTTTGGAGATTCTTTAAAAAAAGGCGGACTTACTACTTCACAAATACGAAATTTCTTCGGTGAGCTCAGGCGTATCCAGATGAACGGATACATTACCCCGGATGGCCGCTCAGAAAAAACGGCTTTTCTTATGGTAAAGCCCAAGTTGGCCTATGCTGTAAAAAGACACGACAATAAAGGCTTAAAGGACTTTTATGATTTTTTCTCAATAGCGTACGATGCTGTAAATAAGAATGACGACAAGGAAGGCGCCAAACATTTTGAGCACCTGATGACACTCATGGAGGCTATACTGGCTTATCACAAGTACCACGGTGGAAAAGATTAA
- the csm1_2 gene encoding type III-A CRISPR-associated protein Cas10/Csm1, protein MKVTRDQIYLAALLHDIGKFFQRADSAGAARSALLKKEIKNLESRLCPQRNNVYSHKHVLWTAQFLDNYASYFKKMLNLNESAFDELLLLAAAHHKPSSFSELIIQKADHYSSGADRVNEEAAWKDAEQENDNKWDAFKRIPMKSIFEGVKLDEGTAITYHHNLPVKAIEFSENYFPSKNNVETGYGALWERFNQEFQQLNTQSFRAFTGSLLFLLEKFATRIPSSTEHLPDVSLYDHLKTTAAFAVCLYDYIQDEIKEEKLPGKSDKPFVLIGGDLSGIQQYIYGIAMRNAAKNLKGRSFYLHLLCDNIVCYILDKLSLFDANVIYSSGGGFYILAPHTKQITETIKKLHEEISEKILNRHHNDLFLSLHYEPFGEAELFSEYKENHIGQIWTKLAESLNKIKLQRNKHLLKRQYEKFFVPFNVGGEKKTDAFDGQELDDNDRKQLDGGDNYVSAYNYALIQLGKRLKSAGYWIISNQELPYLGNMHFRPVNLPYYNYFLNAKEIEEQRTQLAASADDVRVYAFDPANYLNNPVKGNRNIYGFQFYGGNDYPKNLWLIPKTFEELAGVEFEDKRLEKRKKAPQLVRLGFLRMDVDNLGQIFRTGISEKKRSFSRYCTLSRSLDYFFKGYVNRIWESHEEYKNFTQIIYAGGDDLFIVGKWDILLNMAYDIYQWFRKWTCYSNAFTLSGGMAILPPKFPLLKAAAIAEKLEKAAKSHRFNQQSKNAFAFFNFTEYHQGNHEEIIFSFNWEKEFPYIYNLKNELKKHLSAQNALPAGFVTTVYTLMQMARFRYQAAKDIYEPTQRQFIWITAYQFKRSAAGFKPNDPVHTFLMQWVQHIATGRVENGQLPTRYHALQLLAVAARWAAYELRK, encoded by the coding sequence ATGAAGGTAACCAGAGATCAGATTTATCTTGCCGCTTTGCTGCATGATATTGGTAAGTTCTTTCAGCGGGCTGACAGCGCTGGTGCAGCCAGATCAGCTTTACTAAAAAAAGAGATCAAAAATCTGGAAAGCCGGCTCTGCCCGCAGCGCAATAATGTTTATTCCCATAAGCATGTACTCTGGACGGCACAGTTTCTGGATAATTATGCTTCCTATTTTAAAAAAATGCTGAACCTGAACGAATCAGCATTTGATGAACTGCTTTTGCTCGCGGCTGCACACCATAAACCCTCTAGCTTTTCGGAACTAATCATTCAAAAAGCAGATCATTACTCATCCGGGGCCGACCGTGTGAATGAAGAAGCGGCATGGAAAGATGCTGAGCAGGAAAATGACAACAAATGGGATGCCTTTAAGCGCATCCCGATGAAATCCATATTTGAAGGAGTTAAACTGGACGAAGGGACTGCTATAACCTACCATCACAATCTACCCGTTAAGGCAATAGAATTTTCTGAGAACTATTTTCCTTCCAAAAACAATGTGGAAACTGGTTATGGCGCATTGTGGGAAAGATTTAATCAGGAATTTCAACAACTCAATACCCAATCATTTCGTGCATTTACAGGGTCTTTATTGTTTTTACTTGAAAAATTTGCAACGCGGATACCTTCCAGTACCGAACACTTGCCCGATGTATCGCTTTACGACCACCTGAAGACTACAGCAGCTTTTGCTGTTTGCCTGTACGACTACATACAAGATGAAATTAAAGAAGAAAAACTACCCGGAAAGTCTGACAAACCGTTTGTATTAATCGGGGGCGATTTAAGCGGTATCCAACAATATATCTATGGTATTGCCATGCGTAATGCCGCTAAAAATCTTAAGGGACGTTCGTTTTATCTGCACTTGCTCTGCGATAATATTGTGTGCTACATTTTAGATAAGCTTTCGCTATTTGATGCCAATGTTATTTATTCCAGCGGTGGAGGGTTTTATATCCTTGCCCCCCATACTAAACAAATAACAGAGACCATAAAAAAACTGCATGAGGAGATAAGCGAAAAAATACTAAACAGGCATCACAACGATTTATTCCTCTCTTTGCATTATGAACCCTTCGGGGAGGCTGAGCTATTCAGCGAATATAAAGAAAACCACATCGGGCAAATCTGGACAAAACTGGCCGAGAGCCTCAATAAAATAAAATTACAACGCAATAAGCACCTTTTAAAAAGACAATACGAAAAGTTTTTTGTGCCGTTTAATGTGGGTGGTGAAAAAAAAACCGATGCTTTTGACGGCCAGGAGTTAGACGATAACGACCGAAAACAACTGGACGGAGGAGATAATTATGTAAGCGCTTATAATTATGCATTGATTCAATTAGGTAAAAGACTGAAGTCTGCCGGCTACTGGATAATCTCAAACCAGGAGTTGCCTTATTTAGGCAATATGCATTTCCGGCCCGTAAACCTGCCTTATTATAACTATTTTCTCAATGCTAAGGAAATTGAAGAACAACGTACGCAACTTGCCGCATCGGCCGATGATGTGCGGGTTTATGCCTTTGACCCTGCAAACTACCTGAATAATCCTGTTAAGGGAAACCGGAATATATACGGATTTCAGTTTTATGGTGGAAACGATTACCCCAAAAATTTATGGCTTATTCCTAAAACCTTTGAGGAACTGGCCGGTGTGGAATTTGAAGATAAAAGACTGGAAAAAAGAAAAAAGGCACCACAACTGGTACGCCTGGGCTTTTTACGGATGGACGTAGACAATTTAGGTCAAATCTTCCGCACAGGTATCTCAGAAAAAAAGCGCTCCTTCAGCCGCTATTGCACCCTAAGCAGGAGTTTAGATTACTTCTTTAAGGGTTATGTGAATAGAATTTGGGAAAGCCATGAGGAATATAAAAATTTTACTCAAATTATTTATGCAGGGGGTGATGACCTGTTCATTGTGGGCAAGTGGGATATTCTGCTCAACATGGCTTATGATATTTACCAGTGGTTCCGGAAGTGGACCTGTTACTCCAATGCCTTTACCCTAAGCGGAGGAATGGCAATTCTTCCACCTAAATTTCCTTTGTTAAAGGCAGCCGCTATTGCAGAAAAACTGGAAAAAGCTGCTAAAAGCCACCGTTTCAATCAACAAAGTAAAAATGCCTTTGCATTTTTCAATTTTACTGAATACCACCAGGGCAACCATGAAGAAATTATCTTCAGCTTTAACTGGGAAAAGGAATTTCCGTACATCTACAATCTTAAAAATGAGTTAAAAAAACATCTCAGTGCCCAAAACGCCTTGCCCGCAGGGTTTGTAACAACCGTTTATACACTTATGCAAATGGCCAGGTTTCGCTACCAGGCTGCAAAAGACATATATGAGCCCACGCAGCGCCAGTTTATCTGGATTACGGCCTACCAGTTTAAGCGTAGCGCTGCCGGATTCAAACCGAATGATCCCGTGCATACATTTTTAATGCAATGGGTACAACATATTGCTACCGGACGGGTGGAAAACGGACAACTGCCCACCCGATACCATGCCCTGCAACTATTGGCCGTGGCCGCACGCTGGGCAGCTTATGAATTAAGGAAATAA
- a CDS encoding ATP-dependent endonuclease encodes MTLSPDQQSALHKLKEFVQHPQSRVFLLKGYAGTGKTTLIKHLADWLKKKKISFALMATTGRAAKVLEEKTGYSATTIHSLLYAFTEIKEETEKPDDDAWAHDTGQLFLKFDLRADNIESYQLYIIDEASMISHLEEQKPYTARFGSGNLLFDLMKYVASKKIIFTGDPCQLPPVSSDPFSAALDKRYLMETFRVPVQETILTTIVRQNRNSEILQLANPFRTDIETKNFIKWIKINTPRGSQATLLPDEREWVNHFVRTFRAEGPHHAIIINSSNFHCARVNKFVRIQLYPGKGTLQHGELLMVMQNSYTTGLLNGDQVVVEFVGKKEYRAYLSFIKVRVRNIHNQMVYETLLIEDLLYDHNPGIQVSQFKHLLIDFDRRMRNYKVKRKSDEYRELMLHDPYLNALRAKFGYGITVHKAQGGEWKDVYLNINKGVYNMPPEQLYRWYYTAITRAQNHLYINDGFWIKGFDARQYRRVKGFSWE; translated from the coding sequence GTGACCCTATCCCCTGACCAGCAATCAGCCCTCCACAAACTGAAAGAATTTGTTCAACATCCCCAAAGCCGGGTGTTTTTACTCAAAGGCTATGCCGGTACCGGCAAAACCACCCTGATCAAACATCTGGCCGACTGGTTAAAAAAGAAAAAGATTTCTTTCGCCCTCATGGCTACCACGGGCCGAGCCGCCAAAGTGCTGGAAGAAAAAACCGGCTATTCGGCCACCACTATACACAGTTTGTTATATGCTTTTACCGAAATAAAGGAAGAAACCGAAAAACCTGATGATGACGCCTGGGCCCATGATACCGGACAGTTATTCTTAAAATTCGACCTCCGGGCAGATAATATTGAATCTTATCAACTCTATATTATAGATGAGGCCTCCATGATCAGTCACCTGGAGGAACAAAAACCATACACCGCGCGCTTTGGCTCGGGTAACCTCCTCTTCGACCTGATGAAATACGTAGCATCCAAAAAGATCATTTTTACAGGCGACCCCTGCCAACTGCCCCCGGTTAGCTCTGACCCCTTTTCAGCCGCTCTGGATAAAAGGTACCTTATGGAAACCTTTCGGGTGCCGGTGCAGGAAACCATTCTAACCACCATTGTTCGCCAAAACCGGAACAGCGAAATCCTGCAATTAGCCAATCCTTTCCGCACCGATATAGAAACAAAAAATTTCATCAAATGGATAAAAATAAACACGCCCCGCGGAAGTCAGGCCACCCTCCTGCCCGATGAAAGAGAATGGGTGAACCACTTTGTCAGAACCTTCAGAGCCGAGGGCCCTCATCATGCTATAATCATTAACAGTTCCAATTTTCATTGCGCCAGGGTTAACAAATTCGTCCGCATACAACTTTATCCCGGAAAAGGAACTTTGCAACATGGCGAGCTCCTCATGGTTATGCAAAACAGCTATACTACCGGTTTGTTAAATGGCGACCAGGTGGTCGTGGAATTTGTTGGTAAAAAAGAATACAGGGCGTATTTATCTTTCATTAAAGTACGGGTGCGCAATATTCATAACCAAATGGTGTACGAAACGCTTCTCATTGAAGACCTGCTCTACGACCATAACCCTGGCATACAGGTAAGCCAGTTTAAACATCTTTTGATAGATTTTGACAGGCGTATGCGCAATTATAAAGTAAAAAGAAAATCCGATGAATATAGAGAACTCATGCTGCACGATCCCTACCTGAATGCCCTGCGCGCCAAGTTTGGCTACGGCATTACTGTGCACAAAGCGCAAGGGGGCGAGTGGAAGGATGTTTACCTAAATATAAACAAAGGTGTTTATAACATGCCACCGGAACAACTGTATCGGTGGTACTACACCGCTATTACCCGGGCGCAAAATCATTTGTATATTAATGATGGTTTCTGGATTAAAGGCTTTGATGCACGGCAATATCGCAGGGTAAAAGGTTTTAGCTGGGAATAA